A part of Candidatus Methylomirabilota bacterium genomic DNA contains:
- a CDS encoding SMP-30/gluconolactonase/LRE family protein: MTLEIRDPRLTSIIGTHVEFERIATGCLFTEGPLWHPRGEYLLWSDMPGDHLRRWSKADGVTTFRQPCNKSNGLTWDRQGRLLACEHASSQVTRTEPDGRITPLATHYDGKQLNSPNDIVCAQDGGIYFSDPPYGRAEFYGVKREQELAFQGVYRVGADARKPMLLVDDFDRPNGLCFSLDQRRLFVNDTARQHIRVFDVRDNGALAGGQVWAETKGEGKGAPDGMKLDSAGNMYCCGPGGIHVFSPEAVDLGVIQVPEYTANFAWGDRDLRTLFITASTSVYAIRTVVPGLSAL, translated from the coding sequence GTGACCCTGGAGATCCGCGACCCGCGGCTCACCAGCATCATCGGCACTCACGTCGAGTTCGAGCGGATCGCGACCGGGTGTCTCTTCACCGAGGGGCCGCTCTGGCACCCGAGGGGCGAGTATCTACTCTGGAGTGACATGCCCGGGGATCACCTTCGCCGCTGGTCGAAGGCGGACGGCGTCACCACCTTCCGTCAGCCGTGCAACAAGTCCAACGGCCTCACCTGGGACCGGCAGGGCCGGCTCCTGGCCTGCGAGCACGCCTCCAGCCAGGTGACGCGCACCGAGCCGGACGGCCGCATCACGCCCCTCGCCACCCACTACGACGGGAAGCAGCTCAACAGCCCCAACGACATCGTGTGCGCGCAGGACGGCGGCATCTACTTCAGCGACCCGCCCTACGGCCGCGCGGAATTCTACGGGGTGAAGCGCGAGCAGGAGCTCGCCTTCCAGGGCGTGTACCGCGTGGGGGCCGACGCGCGCAAGCCCATGCTGCTCGTGGACGACTTCGACCGGCCCAACGGCCTCTGCTTCTCGCTGGACCAGCGCCGCCTCTTCGTCAACGACACCGCCCGGCAGCACATCCGGGTCTTCGACGTGCGCGACAACGGCGCCCTCGCGGGCGGCCAGGTGTGGGCTGAGACCAAGGGCGAGGGCAAGGGCGCGCCCGACGGCATGAAGCTCGACTCCGCCGGCAACATGTACTGCTGCGGACCGGGCGGCATCCATGTGTTCAGTCCCGAGGCGGTGGACCTGGGCGTGATCCAGGTGCCGGAGTACACCGCGAACTTCGCGTGGGGCGACCGCGATCTCCGGACGCTCTTCATCACCGCATCCACGTCGGTCTACGCGATCCGCACCGTCGTGCCCGGGCTGT
- a CDS encoding 4-oxalocrotonate tautomerase family protein, whose product MPFVNIRIYEGWGKERKDEIARRVTEAITDVTKLPAQAVWVVVEEVDPPDWYVAGKPGERMKK is encoded by the coding sequence ATGCCATTCGTGAACATCCGGATCTACGAGGGCTGGGGCAAGGAGCGCAAGGACGAGATCGCCCGGCGCGTCACCGAGGCGATCACGGACGTGACCAAGCTGCCCGCCCAGGCGGTCTGGGTTGTCGTCGAGGAAGTGGATCCCCCCGACTGGTACGTGGCCGGCAAGCCCGGGGAGCGAATGAAGAAGTGA
- a CDS encoding efflux RND transporter periplasmic adaptor subunit produces the protein MPRRRGRRLALAGVVLLALAAAGWLVAARATVPTVKTAVARAARSDGPGSVLDASGYVTARRQATVSAKITGKVTEVLIEEGQRVAENAVLARLDDTEARAQLSLSQAQLVSSRSRLAEIEATLSQAERDFVRQDDLFRRQLVSEQSLDAARAQRDMLRARLAAANEEIRVAQESVDVAKVQLDNTIIRAPFAGVVVAKSAQPGEMISPISAGGGFTRTGIGTIVDMDSLEIQVDVNESFINRVAAGQKVEAMLNAYSDWKIPGEVIAIIPTADRTKATVKVRIAIKSKDPRIVPDMGVRVSFLEARPSGAAAPP, from the coding sequence ATGCCGCGCCGCCGCGGGCGCCGGCTCGCGCTCGCGGGCGTGGTGCTGCTCGCTCTCGCCGCGGCCGGCTGGCTGGTGGCCGCGCGGGCGACCGTGCCGACGGTCAAGACCGCGGTGGCGCGCGCGGCGCGGAGCGACGGACCGGGCTCCGTGCTCGACGCCAGCGGCTACGTGACGGCGCGCCGGCAGGCCACGGTGTCGGCCAAGATCACGGGCAAGGTCACCGAAGTCCTGATCGAGGAAGGTCAGCGGGTGGCCGAGAACGCGGTGCTCGCCCGGCTCGACGACACCGAGGCGCGCGCCCAGCTCTCGCTGTCCCAGGCCCAGCTCGTCTCGTCGCGATCCCGGCTCGCCGAGATCGAGGCCACGCTGTCCCAGGCCGAGCGCGACTTCGTCCGGCAGGACGATCTCTTCCGCCGGCAGCTCGTGAGCGAGCAATCGCTGGACGCCGCGCGGGCCCAGCGGGACATGCTGCGAGCGCGCCTGGCCGCCGCCAACGAAGAGATCCGGGTGGCCCAGGAGTCGGTGGACGTGGCCAAGGTGCAGCTCGACAACACGATCATCCGCGCGCCCTTCGCCGGTGTGGTGGTGGCGAAGTCCGCCCAGCCCGGCGAGATGATCTCGCCGATCTCCGCGGGCGGCGGCTTCACGCGCACCGGCATCGGTACCATCGTGGACATGGACTCGCTGGAGATCCAGGTGGACGTCAACGAATCCTTCATCAACCGCGTCGCCGCCGGCCAGAAGGTGGAGGCGATGCTCAACGCCTACTCCGACTGGAAGATTCCCGGCGAGGTGATCGCCATCATCCCTACGGCGGATCGGACCAAGGCGACCGTCAAGGTGCGCATCGCCATCAAGTCCAAGGACCCGCGGATCGTGCCCGACATGGGCGTGCGCGTGTCGTTCCTAGAGGCCCGGCCCTCCGGCGCCGCGGCCCCGCCTC